One genomic segment of Bacteroidota bacterium includes these proteins:
- a CDS encoding outer membrane beta-barrel protein encodes MNKLFTIVTFFILSSVASFGQGSIKGKVVDVETGETVPGANVLIEGTTTGASTDFDGKFSINNLQEGTYTIVVKFISYNVKVIKGISVKNGQPTIVDVTIEESSTDLGEVVVTATMNKESVNSLLVLQKNSATVSDGISSESIKRTPDRSTSDVIKRVSGASIQDNKFAIIRGMNDRYNAAYINGAPLPSSEADRRAFAFDIFPSNFLDNLVIVKTATPDLPGDFAGGVIQINTKSIPEKSGQSISVGASYNKFSTFNNFKTYDGGKYDWLGIDDGTRALKSDVPTTKEMAAATNDDRAEYAKLMNYSWGIENRKALPSFNFQYSLFNVGTVFGKEAGSVFAVTYNNSFNTSFATRREFEEQTVDIIKTREYNDSIYSNALMTSALWNLSYKLNENNQVSIKNIYSINSEDKVTLRKGLNDAMAENWEKSSVRWFTQNNIYSGQIIGDHLLGASKLRLKWVGAYSDIKRNIPNLRKVVYNKYGSVQDDGQPYFAQIQPNTITTSSAGSMFFSTSKEQIFSAKYDFSYNVDVKKLKNEFKIGGFNQARNREFVARLLGFTQYRKGNLIKFDTDLLSLSEDQLFSSSSMGVTNNASPYNGGLKLSEATTPLDSYNAKSILHAGYIMGDSRYKDKYRLIYGARVESYRQAITNFDAISGSPIVADTTTIDILPSVNAVWSVTEKTNIRLAYYKTVSRPEFRELANFNFYDFITDFAVSGNPNLTRSTIHNYDVRYELFPGAGQLISVTGFYKKIINPIEQVANTGSQIRSITYANVASATNIGAELELRFKLSSLCNTDSFTFLSNTTLFSNVSYIKSKVDVSSLNGATADRSLQGQSPVIVNSGIMYNDLEKLFSVSVSYNFVGKRIFVVGSTDEPDIWENPRHMLDFQITKSFLKGNLELKLNVRDALAQKQIFYQDINGNRKFDATSEAANESAIRTKDTDNVMVSTLFAPTVSLGAAFKF; translated from the coding sequence ATGAATAAGCTATTTACCATTGTAACATTTTTTATTTTATCATCGGTTGCGTCTTTTGGGCAAGGATCTATTAAAGGGAAAGTTGTTGATGTAGAAACCGGAGAAACCGTACCCGGTGCAAACGTACTTATTGAGGGCACTACAACAGGAGCCAGTACCGATTTTGACGGGAAATTCTCTATTAATAATTTACAAGAAGGCACCTACACAATTGTTGTGAAATTTATTTCGTACAACGTAAAAGTAATTAAAGGAATATCAGTTAAGAATGGTCAGCCAACAATTGTTGATGTAACTATAGAAGAATCTTCAACCGATTTGGGTGAAGTTGTGGTAACAGCAACAATGAATAAAGAATCTGTAAATTCATTGCTTGTCCTGCAAAAAAACAGTGCAACAGTATCGGATGGTATTTCATCAGAAAGTATCAAAAGAACTCCAGACAGAAGCACAAGCGATGTAATAAAGCGTGTTAGCGGAGCAAGCATTCAAGACAATAAGTTTGCTATTATACGTGGTATGAATGATAGATATAACGCAGCATATATTAACGGAGCTCCATTGCCAAGCTCAGAAGCTGATAGACGTGCATTTGCATTCGATATATTCCCTTCTAATTTCTTGGATAATTTAGTAATTGTAAAAACTGCTACACCTGATTTGCCAGGGGATTTTGCCGGAGGTGTTATTCAAATAAATACAAAATCAATTCCAGAGAAATCTGGTCAATCTATTTCTGTTGGAGCTTCTTATAATAAATTTTCAACGTTCAATAATTTTAAGACGTATGATGGAGGAAAATACGATTGGTTAGGAATAGACGATGGTACAAGAGCATTAAAATCAGATGTGCCTACAACAAAAGAAATGGCGGCTGCTACAAACGATGATAGGGCAGAGTATGCTAAATTGATGAATTATTCTTGGGGAATTGAAAACAGAAAAGCATTGCCTTCGTTTAATTTTCAGTATTCGTTATTTAATGTAGGTACTGTATTTGGAAAGGAAGCGGGAAGTGTATTTGCCGTTACTTACAACAATTCTTTTAACACCTCTTTTGCAACTAGAAGAGAATTTGAAGAGCAAACGGTAGATATTATTAAAACGAGAGAGTACAATGATTCTATATATTCAAATGCGCTTATGACAAGTGCTTTGTGGAATTTGTCTTATAAGCTAAATGAAAATAACCAAGTGTCTATTAAAAATATTTACAGTATTAATTCCGAAGACAAAGTTACATTGCGTAAAGGGTTGAATGATGCAATGGCAGAGAATTGGGAAAAATCATCGGTAAGGTGGTTTACGCAAAATAATATCTACTCGGGTCAAATTATTGGCGACCATCTTTTGGGCGCATCTAAATTGCGATTGAAATGGGTGGGCGCTTACAGCGATATAAAAAGAAATATTCCGAACCTTAGAAAAGTGGTATATAATAAATATGGAAGTGTGCAAGATGATGGACAGCCTTATTTTGCTCAAATACAGCCCAACACAATTACAACAAGCAGTGCAGGAAGTATGTTTTTTAGCACGAGTAAAGAACAAATATTCAGTGCTAAATATGATTTTTCTTACAACGTTGATGTGAAAAAATTAAAGAACGAATTTAAAATAGGTGGCTTTAACCAAGCTAGAAACAGAGAGTTCGTGGCTCGCTTACTTGGATTTACACAATATAGAAAGGGTAATTTAATAAAATTTGATACAGATTTGCTTTCATTGTCAGAAGATCAATTGTTTAGCTCATCGAGTATGGGTGTTACTAATAACGCTAGTCCCTATAATGGAGGACTAAAATTATCGGAGGCTACAACGCCTTTGGATAGCTATAATGCAAAGTCAATTTTACATGCAGGTTATATCATGGGAGATTCCAGATATAAAGACAAGTACAGATTAATTTATGGAGCTCGCGTGGAGTCGTACCGACAAGCAATCACTAATTTTGATGCAATTTCTGGAAGCCCAATTGTTGCAGATACTACAACAATTGATATTCTTCCTTCTGTAAATGCAGTGTGGTCTGTTACTGAAAAAACAAATATCCGTTTAGCGTATTACAAAACAGTTTCTCGTCCAGAATTTAGAGAGCTTGCCAATTTTAATTTCTATGATTTTATTACAGATTTTGCGGTAAGCGGAAATCCAAATCTTACACGATCTACTATTCATAATTACGATGTTCGTTATGAACTATTCCCGGGTGCAGGACAGTTAATTTCTGTTACCGGATTTTATAAGAAAATAATTAATCCAATTGAACAAGTTGCTAATACTGGAAGTCAGATACGAAGCATTACCTATGCTAACGTTGCATCCGCTACTAATATTGGAGCGGAACTAGAGTTACGCTTTAAATTAAGTTCACTTTGCAATACAGACTCATTTACTTTTTTAAGTAACACAACACTTTTTTCAAATGTGTCGTACATTAAATCGAAAGTTGATGTGAGTAGTTTAAATGGAGCAACCGCTGATAGATCTTTGCAAGGACAATCTCCGGTAATTGTAAATTCAGGGATTATGTACAACGACCTAGAAAAACTATTTTCTGTGAGTGTTTCTTATAATTTTGTAGGGAAGAGAATTTTTGTTGTGGGTAGTACTGATGAGCCAGATATTTGGGAGAATCCAAGACACATGCTAGATTTTCAAATTACTAAATCCTTTTTGAAAGGAAATTTGGAGTTGAAGTTAAATGTGAGAGATGCATTGGCGCAAAAACAAATCTTCTATCAAGATATAAATGGCAATAGAAAATTTGATGCTACATCAGAAGCTGCAAATGAATCAGCGATAAGAACAAAAGACACAGACAACGTGATGGTAAGTACATTGTTTGCACCAACTGTTTCGCTTGGAGCTGCATTTAAATTTTAA
- a CDS encoding succinate dehydrogenase/fumarate reductase iron-sulfur subunit: MGSGNGQLLNLTLKVWKQKNAKAPGSFETYDLKGISTDMSFLEMFDVLNEKLINEGKEPIAFDHDCREGICGMCSMYINGRAHGPMDATTTCQLHMRHFKDGETITVEPWRASAFPVLKDLVVDRSAFDRVIAAGGFISVNTGNAKDANNIPVPKPDADKSFAAAACIGCGACVAACKNSSAMLFVSAKVSQLALLPQGKVEAQDRVLNMVKQMDEEGFGSCTNTGACEAECPKEISLENIARMNREYILANVTK; encoded by the coding sequence ATGGGATCAGGAAACGGACAATTATTGAACCTAACTTTAAAAGTTTGGAAACAAAAAAACGCAAAAGCACCAGGAAGCTTTGAAACATACGATCTAAAGGGCATTTCAACCGACATGTCCTTTTTGGAGATGTTTGATGTACTAAACGAAAAGCTTATAAACGAAGGGAAAGAGCCTATTGCATTTGACCACGATTGCCGTGAAGGTATTTGTGGAATGTGTAGTATGTATATAAATGGTCGTGCTCATGGTCCAATGGATGCTACCACCACTTGCCAATTGCACATGCGCCATTTTAAAGATGGAGAAACAATAACCGTGGAGCCATGGAGAGCCTCTGCATTTCCTGTATTAAAAGATTTGGTTGTCGATAGAAGTGCGTTTGATAGAGTTATTGCAGCTGGTGGATTTATCTCCGTAAATACCGGCAACGCAAAAGACGCCAATAATATTCCGGTTCCAAAACCTGATGCTGATAAATCATTTGCTGCTGCCGCTTGCATTGGCTGTGGTGCTTGTGTGGCTGCTTGCAAAAACTCTTCTGCAATGCTATTTGTTTCTGCTAAAGTTTCTCAGTTGGCATTATTGCCACAAGGTAAGGTAGAAGCTCAAGACCGTGTTTTAAACATGGTAAAACAAATGGACGAAGAAGGCTTTGGAAGCTGTACAAACACAGGTGCTTGTGAAGCAGAATGCCCTAAAGAAATTTCTTTGGAAAACATTGCACGTATGAATAGAGAGTATATTTTAGCTAATGTGACTAAGTAA
- a CDS encoding fumarate reductase/succinate dehydrogenase flavoprotein subunit: MSKKLDSKIPDGPIDQKWTKYRSSVPLVNPANKRSLEIIVVGSGLAGAAAAASLAELGYSVKCFCFQDSPRRAHSIAAQGGINAAKNYQNDGDSTYRLFYDTIKGGDYRAREGNVHRLAEVSGNIIDQCVAQGVPFAREYGGYLSNRSFGGTQVQRTFYAAGQTGQQLLLGAYSSLERQVGIGTVKMYSRHEMLEVVTIDGKARGIIARDLVSGKLERHFGHAVLLCTGGYGNVFFLSTNAMGSNVTAAWKAHKKGAFFGNPCFTQIHPTCIPVSGDHQSKLTLMSESLRNDGRIWVPKKQNDTRKANEIPEEERDYYLERRYPAFGNLVPRDVASRAAKERCDAGYGVGASKMAVYLDYAAAIERYGKTKANQLNLHNPDAATIKKLGKDVVQEKYGNLFEMYEKITGENPYEVPMRIYPAVHYTMGGLWVDYELMTTVPGLYALGEANFSDHGANRLGASALMQGLADGYFVIPYTIGNYLSAEIRTKAISTDHEAFVEAEKKVQETLNKLINNKGTKSVDYFHKKLGKIMWDKCGMARNEKGLKEAIQEIKQLREEFWKEVRVPGSTDELNPELEKAGRVADFIELGELMCMDALNREESCGGHFREEHQTEEGEALRHDEKFMYVAAWENKGNNTWELHKEELNYEVVHPSQRSYK, from the coding sequence ATGTCAAAAAAATTAGATTCAAAGATACCGGATGGTCCAATAGACCAAAAGTGGACAAAATATCGTTCGTCTGTGCCGCTAGTAAATCCGGCCAACAAACGAAGTTTGGAAATTATTGTTGTCGGTTCTGGTCTGGCCGGTGCCGCTGCTGCTGCATCTTTAGCAGAACTTGGGTATTCCGTAAAATGCTTTTGTTTTCAAGATAGCCCCAGAAGAGCGCACAGTATTGCTGCTCAGGGAGGTATAAATGCTGCGAAAAACTATCAAAATGATGGAGACAGCACTTATCGCTTGTTTTACGATACCATCAAAGGTGGCGATTACAGGGCACGTGAAGGGAATGTGCATCGTTTAGCAGAAGTTAGTGGAAACATAATTGACCAATGTGTAGCTCAGGGAGTTCCGTTTGCTCGTGAATACGGAGGGTATTTGAGCAATCGTTCTTTTGGTGGAACACAAGTACAGCGTACATTTTATGCAGCAGGTCAAACCGGGCAACAATTATTATTAGGTGCTTATAGTTCGTTAGAAAGACAAGTTGGAATTGGTACCGTAAAAATGTACTCTCGCCATGAAATGCTAGAAGTAGTTACTATTGATGGGAAAGCAAGAGGAATCATAGCACGAGATTTAGTTTCGGGCAAATTGGAAAGACACTTTGGACACGCAGTATTATTGTGTACGGGTGGTTACGGAAACGTATTTTTTCTTTCTACGAATGCCATGGGATCTAACGTTACAGCAGCATGGAAAGCGCACAAAAAAGGTGCATTCTTTGGCAACCCTTGCTTTACACAAATTCACCCCACATGTATTCCGGTTTCAGGAGATCATCAGTCTAAGCTAACATTGATGAGCGAATCACTAAGAAATGACGGACGTATTTGGGTTCCGAAAAAACAAAACGACACTCGCAAAGCCAACGAAATACCTGAAGAAGAAAGAGATTATTACTTAGAACGCAGATACCCAGCCTTTGGAAACCTAGTACCTCGGGATGTTGCATCTCGTGCTGCGAAAGAAAGATGTGATGCAGGTTATGGAGTAGGTGCTTCTAAAATGGCTGTTTACTTAGATTATGCAGCCGCAATAGAGCGCTATGGAAAAACAAAAGCAAATCAATTAAACCTGCACAACCCGGATGCCGCAACAATAAAGAAACTTGGGAAAGATGTTGTACAAGAAAAATACGGCAACTTATTTGAGATGTACGAGAAAATTACAGGAGAAAATCCATATGAGGTTCCTATGAGAATTTATCCAGCAGTGCATTATACGATGGGCGGACTTTGGGTTGATTACGAATTGATGACTACCGTTCCTGGCTTATATGCGCTGGGAGAGGCTAATTTCTCCGACCACGGAGCTAATCGCCTTGGAGCATCAGCGTTAATGCAAGGTTTAGCCGATGGTTATTTTGTAATCCCTTACACAATTGGAAATTATTTGTCTGCAGAAATTCGCACAAAAGCAATCAGCACGGATCACGAAGCGTTTGTAGAAGCGGAAAAGAAAGTACAAGAAACATTAAACAAACTAATCAATAACAAAGGCACTAAATCGGTAGATTATTTCCACAAAAAATTAGGAAAAATAATGTGGGATAAATGCGGAATGGCTCGTAATGAGAAGGGGCTTAAAGAAGCTATTCAAGAGATTAAACAATTGAGAGAGGAGTTTTGGAAAGAGGTACGTGTGCCTGGATCAACAGACGAATTGAATCCGGAATTAGAGAAAGCCGGCAGAGTAGCTGATTTTATTGAGCTAGGAGAATTGATGTGTATGGATGCCTTAAATAGAGAAGAATCATGCGGAGGACATTTTAGAGAAGAGCATCAAACAGAAGAAGGAGAAGCTTTGCGCCATGACGAAAAATTCATGTACGTGGCTGCATGGGAAAACAAAGGAAACAATACATGGGAGCTTCATAAAGAAGAATTGAATTATGAAGTAGTACACCCAAGTCAAAGAAGCTATAAGTAA
- a CDS encoding succinate dehydrogenase cytochrome b subunit, which translates to MSSAKQFFSSSIGKKVLMSLTGIFLCTFLVVHLIGNLQLFNNDGGVAFNKYSVFMTTFPPIKIISYLLYTSILLHAIFGLVITMANRKARPVKYAVNRPQDNSAWASRNMGILGTVLFVFIVVHMGDFWYEYKFGKIPTVMIEGVEYKDLYAEVAEAFSQKWYALLYVVCMVAISFHLAHGFQSAFQTLGLNHKKYMPLIKNIGIWVFAIIIPALFAAMPIYFAFIK; encoded by the coding sequence ATGAGTAGCGCAAAACAATTTTTTAGTTCGTCCATTGGAAAAAAGGTGTTGATGTCTTTAACCGGTATTTTTTTATGTACCTTTTTAGTGGTGCATCTTATTGGCAACTTGCAGCTTTTTAACAATGATGGAGGAGTAGCCTTTAACAAGTACTCAGTTTTCATGACCACTTTTCCTCCCATCAAAATTATTTCTTATTTACTTTATACAAGTATCTTATTACACGCTATTTTCGGACTTGTTATTACAATGGCTAATCGTAAGGCACGACCTGTAAAGTATGCTGTAAATCGTCCGCAAGACAATAGTGCGTGGGCATCTCGTAATATGGGAATTTTAGGAACAGTACTTTTTGTTTTTATTGTTGTTCATATGGGTGATTTTTGGTACGAGTACAAATTTGGCAAAATACCAACTGTGATGATAGAGGGAGTTGAGTATAAAGATTTATATGCCGAAGTAGCCGAAGCGTTTTCTCAAAAATGGTATGCCTTGCTGTATGTAGTATGTATGGTTGCAATTTCATTCCACCTTGCACATGGCTTTCAAAGCGCGTTTCAAACATTAGGCTTAAACCATAAAAAGTATATGCCGTTGATTAAAAACATTGGCATTTGGGTGTTTGCAATTATAATTCCTGCATTATTTGCAGCTATGCCTATTTATTTTGCGTTTATAAAATAA